In Mesorhizobium sp. J428, the genomic window TCTTCCTGTATTATGGCGATCGTCCCCAATGTCGCTGCGAGATCGAGTCGGCGTTCGAGCGGAGGGGCACCAGCCATGAGGCGTCGCTCCCCTCGGTGAGGAGATATCCTCTTGATCTTGAACGAGACCGGGTAGGGCTGTCGCAAAGCCAAAGACATTTTGAGGGTAACACGATTCATGCGTTTCGACGCATCCTCTCAGCAGCATCGACGTAATTTATGAACGAGTGTGTTTCAAACTGGAGAGAATTTGCAGTCGGGGTGTTGAGAGGTCCACACATGGCGAGATTTGCGTTGGTTGCGATTGCCTGGACGTTGATGTGCCCAGTCCAGACGGAGGCGGTTCATGCCGGCACGCTGTCGCAAATTGCCGAAAGTGGGGTCATTCGGGCTGGGCATAAGAGCTGACGCCGTACCGTTTGCCTATCTGGCCGAAGACGGCAAACCGGAAGGCTTTTCCGTCGACCTGATAGAGGAGATCCGCGCCGCGGCGGAGGCGCGTCTCGGGCGACCGGTGCGGACGGAACTGAGCCGGGTAACGCCGTCGAATCGCTTGCAGATGGTCGCATCCGGCGCGCTCGATATCGTTTGCGAGATTACGACGCCGACTTGGGACCGTGAGAAGCTCGTGGACTTTTCGGTTCCCTTTTTCAGGGATGGCACCCGTATTCTGGCGTTCCGGGATACGCTGAAAACCACGCCGGACATAAAGGACATGACGATCGGCGTGGCTGAGGGCACGACGACAGGCGATATCCTGACAGAGGCCTTGCCGGGAATGGTGACGCGTGCCTACCCGTCGATGGACGAGGCATTCGCTGCGCTCAGAAGCGGCGAGGTCCAAGGGGTGGCCAATATCGGCATCATCCTGCTCGGCTTGTCGCGAAAGCTGGAACCGGACCGCAGCGTCGTTCTGCTGCCGCGCACCGAGCCCCTGGGCAATGAGACAATGGCCTGCATGCTGCCGCAAGACGACAGCGAGTGGCGGGATTTCGTCAACGCCACCATCATCGGGCTGACGCGTGACCTTGCCGACTATCGCGGCCGCTACATGCAGATTTATGATAAGTGGTTCGGACGCGAGGGCCGACTGGTCTATCCTCTGGACCGGTCGACCCGCGATTATCTGCTGCACGCAAACATCTGGGCGCGATAGGCTCTTGAA contains:
- a CDS encoding amino acid ABC transporter substrate-binding protein, which produces MPARCRKLPKVGSFGLGIRADAVPFAYLAEDGKPEGFSVDLIEEIRAAAEARLGRPVRTELSRVTPSNRLQMVASGALDIVCEITTPTWDREKLVDFSVPFFRDGTRILAFRDTLKTTPDIKDMTIGVAEGTTTGDILTEALPGMVTRAYPSMDEAFAALRSGEVQGVANIGIILLGLSRKLEPDRSVVLLPRTEPLGNETMACMLPQDDSEWRDFVNATIIGLTRDLADYRGRYMQIYDKWFGREGRLVYPLDRSTRDYLLHANIWAR